A part of Streptomyces sp. NBC_00557 genomic DNA contains:
- the pepN gene encoding aminopeptidase N: MPGENLSRDEARERAALLSVDGYDVSLDLRSAVGDRDGEPRTFRSVTTIRFRCNEPGASTFADLIAPSVTAVSLNGRDLDPGEVFDGARIALEDLAAENELVVDAQCAYSRTGEGLHRFVDPEDGEVYLYTQYEPADARRVFANFEQPDLKAPYRFEVRAPEGWTVWSNGAGELADGVWRFAETKPISTYITCVVAGPYHYVTDSYTRSFEDGTKLEIPLGAMCRKGLAPHFDAEDVFLVTKQGLDFFHEHFDYPYPFGKYDQAFVPEYNLGAMENPGLVTFREEYIFRGKVTQASYEARANVILHEMAHMWFGDLVTMEWWDDLWLKESFADFMGTFANVGATRFKDAWITFANRRKAWAYRADQLPSTHPITADIRDLEDAKLNFDGITYAKGASVLKQLVAYVGQDAFLEGARRYFKRHAYGNTRLGDLLSALGETSGRDMSAWARSWLQTAGVNSLTPQVLLDAEGRVAELAVVQEAPESHPELRPHRIAVGLYRRTGEGALERYARVETDVHEPRTVVRDAAGAEAPELVLVNDDDLTYCKTRFDDTSLATLKEHLGALTDPLARALCWSALWNMTRDALLPARDFIGLVLRFAGRESDIGVLQMLHAWANSALVHYAAPEWRAAGGDLLAEGALRELRAAAPGSEQQLAWARFYATVASAEPDLKLLQDLLDGTTEIEGLKVDQELRWAFLEPLAAHGAADESALAAELARDDTASGKRHQVRCLAARPSAAVKAQAWAQVVESDTLSNALVEATIAGFGQPSQRELIAPYAPLYFAAIERVWRERSIQIGMDVVRGLFPALQDRAETLEATDAWLREHADAAPALRRLVLEARDDLARALRAQACDASAAGH, encoded by the coding sequence GTGCCCGGTGAGAATCTGTCCCGCGACGAGGCCCGGGAACGGGCCGCCCTGCTGTCCGTAGACGGGTACGACGTGTCCCTGGACCTCAGGTCCGCCGTCGGCGACCGGGACGGCGAGCCGCGCACGTTCCGCTCGGTGACCACGATCCGCTTCCGCTGCAACGAGCCGGGCGCCTCCACCTTCGCCGATCTCATCGCGCCGAGCGTCACCGCGGTGTCGCTGAACGGCCGGGACCTGGACCCGGGCGAGGTCTTCGACGGCGCGCGGATCGCGCTGGAGGACCTGGCCGCGGAGAACGAGCTGGTGGTGGACGCGCAGTGCGCCTACTCCCGCACCGGCGAGGGCCTGCACCGCTTCGTCGACCCGGAGGACGGCGAGGTCTACCTCTACACCCAGTACGAGCCGGCCGACGCCCGCCGCGTCTTCGCCAACTTCGAGCAGCCGGACCTGAAGGCGCCGTACCGATTCGAGGTGCGGGCGCCCGAGGGCTGGACGGTGTGGAGCAACGGCGCGGGCGAACTCGCCGACGGCGTCTGGCGGTTCGCGGAGACCAAGCCGATCTCGACGTACATCACGTGCGTGGTGGCGGGGCCGTACCACTACGTCACCGACTCCTACACCCGCTCCTTCGAGGACGGCACCAAGCTGGAGATCCCTCTCGGCGCGATGTGCCGCAAGGGGCTGGCCCCGCACTTCGACGCCGAGGACGTCTTCCTGGTCACCAAGCAGGGCCTGGACTTCTTCCACGAGCACTTCGACTACCCGTACCCGTTCGGCAAGTACGACCAGGCGTTCGTGCCCGAGTACAACCTGGGCGCGATGGAGAACCCGGGCCTGGTGACCTTCCGCGAGGAGTACATCTTCCGCGGCAAGGTGACCCAGGCGTCGTACGAGGCCCGCGCCAACGTGATCCTGCACGAGATGGCGCACATGTGGTTCGGCGACCTGGTCACCATGGAGTGGTGGGACGACCTGTGGCTGAAGGAGTCCTTCGCGGACTTCATGGGCACCTTCGCGAACGTGGGCGCGACCCGCTTCAAGGACGCCTGGATCACCTTCGCCAACCGCCGCAAGGCCTGGGCGTACCGCGCGGACCAGCTGCCCTCCACGCACCCGATCACGGCGGACATCCGTGACCTGGAGGACGCCAAGCTGAACTTCGACGGCATCACCTACGCCAAGGGCGCCTCGGTGCTCAAGCAGCTGGTGGCGTACGTCGGGCAGGACGCGTTCCTGGAGGGCGCCCGCCGCTACTTCAAGCGGCACGCCTACGGCAACACCCGGCTCGGCGACCTGCTGTCGGCGCTGGGCGAGACCAGCGGCCGGGACATGTCGGCGTGGGCGCGGTCCTGGCTGCAGACGGCCGGGGTCAACTCGCTGACCCCGCAGGTGCTGCTGGACGCCGAGGGCCGCGTGGCGGAGCTGGCGGTGGTGCAGGAGGCGCCCGAGTCGCATCCCGAGCTGCGCCCGCACCGGATCGCGGTGGGCCTGTACCGGCGCACGGGCGAGGGCGCGCTCGAGCGGTACGCGCGCGTGGAGACGGACGTGCACGAGCCGCGCACGGTCGTCCGGGACGCCGCGGGCGCCGAGGCCCCGGAGCTCGTCCTGGTCAACGACGACGACCTGACGTACTGCAAGACCCGCTTCGACGACACCTCGCTGGCCACGCTGAAGGAGCACCTGGGCGCGCTGACCGACCCGCTGGCCCGGGCGCTGTGCTGGTCGGCGCTGTGGAACATGACCCGGGACGCGCTGCTGCCGGCGCGGGACTTCATCGGCCTGGTGCTGCGGTTCGCGGGCCGCGAGTCCGACATCGGCGTGCTGCAGATGCTGCACGCGTGGGCGAACTCGGCGCTGGTGCACTACGCGGCGCCCGAGTGGCGGGCGGCCGGCGGCGACCTGCTGGCCGAGGGAGCGCTGCGGGAGCTGCGGGCGGCCGCGCCGGGCAGCGAGCAGCAGCTGGCCTGGGCGCGGTTCTACGCGACCGTGGCCTCCGCCGAGCCGGACCTGAAGCTGCTGCAGGACCTGCTGGACGGCACCACGGAGATCGAGGGCCTGAAGGTGGACCAGGAGCTGCGCTGGGCGTTCCTGGAGCCGCTGGCCGCGCACGGGGCGGCGGACGAGTCGGCGCTGGCGGCCGAACTGGCCCGCGACGACACGGCGTCCGGCAAGCGCCACCAGGTCCGGTGTCTGGCGGCCCGCCCGTCGGCGGCGGTCAAGGCGCAGGCCTGGGCACAGGTGGTGGAGTCCGACACGCTGTCGAACGCGCTGGTGGAGGCGACGATCGCGGGCTTCGGCCAGCCCTCGCAGCGGGAGCTGATCGCGCCGTACGCACCGCTGTACTTCGCGGCGATCGAGCGGGTCTGGCGGGAGCGGTCGATCCAGATCGGCATGGACGTCGTGCGGGGTCTGTTCCCGGCGTTGCAGGACCGTGCCGAGACGCTGGAGGCGACGGACGCGTGGCTGCGGGAGCACGCGGACGCGGCGCCGGCGCTGCGCCGGCTGGTGCTGGAGGCGCGGGACGACCTGGCGCGGGCGCTGCGGGCACAGGCGTGCGACGCGTCGGCCGCCGGCCACTGA
- a CDS encoding mycothiol-dependent nitroreductase Rv2466c family protein: protein MSESGKTPVDFWFDPLCPWAWMTSRWVLEVEKVRDIEVRWHIMSLAVLNEDKLDELPEEYREMLATKAWQPVRVVTAAWQKHGADVLGPLYTALGTRIHNNGEGPTLEAVAGALADVGLPAELIDYAEQEDFEFDAELRASHKEGIEKVGQDVGTPVIALPGPDGEQIAFFGPVVTPAPKGEEAARLWDGAVAVASVPGFYELKRTRTKGPDFSNL from the coding sequence ATGTCCGAGTCCGGCAAGACCCCCGTCGACTTCTGGTTCGACCCGCTGTGCCCGTGGGCCTGGATGACGTCCCGCTGGGTGCTGGAGGTGGAGAAGGTCCGGGACATCGAGGTGCGCTGGCACATCATGAGCCTCGCCGTCCTCAACGAGGACAAGCTGGACGAGCTGCCCGAGGAGTACCGGGAGATGCTCGCGACCAAGGCCTGGCAGCCGGTGCGCGTGGTCACCGCGGCCTGGCAGAAGCACGGTGCGGACGTCCTCGGCCCGCTCTACACCGCCCTCGGCACCCGCATCCACAACAACGGCGAGGGCCCGACCCTGGAGGCCGTCGCCGGCGCCCTCGCGGACGTCGGCCTGCCCGCCGAGCTGATCGACTACGCCGAGCAGGAGGACTTCGAGTTCGACGCCGAGCTGCGCGCCTCCCACAAGGAGGGCATCGAGAAGGTCGGCCAGGACGTCGGCACCCCGGTGATCGCGCTGCCCGGCCCCGACGGCGAGCAGATCGCCTTCTTCGGCCCGGTCGTCACCCCCGCCCCCAAGGGCGAGGAGGCGGCCCGCCTGTGGGACGGCGCCGTCGCCGTCGCCTCGGTCCCGGGCTTCTACGAACTGAAGCGCACCAGGACCAAGGGGCCGGACTTCAGCAACCTTTAG
- a CDS encoding DUF3887 domain-containing protein, whose translation MSDKDTAARGRRRLVLVAAASVALALAALLPAAGSALAAPKNDAVALKTLDAIVKGHYRAATAHFDADVRGHLSPDALGQLWEAYQDQFGHYESHEKPKDTKTGRYTVVSVPLRMQHSAGEFRVSFDGSGRITGLFFLKPGVPLPTSSPR comes from the coding sequence ATGTCCGACAAAGACACCGCAGCCCGCGGCAGGCGGCGGCTGGTCCTGGTGGCGGCCGCCTCGGTCGCGCTGGCCCTGGCCGCGCTGCTGCCGGCCGCCGGTTCCGCACTGGCCGCTCCCAAGAACGACGCCGTCGCCCTGAAGACGCTCGACGCCATCGTGAAGGGCCACTACCGGGCCGCCACCGCCCACTTCGACGCCGACGTGCGGGGGCACCTGTCGCCGGACGCGCTGGGGCAGCTGTGGGAGGCCTACCAGGACCAGTTCGGGCACTACGAGTCGCACGAGAAGCCCAAGGACACGAAGACCGGCCGGTACACGGTGGTCAGCGTGCCCTTGCGCATGCAGCACAGCGCTGGTGAGTTCCGCGTGAGCTTCGACGGGAGCGGCAGGATCACCGGCCTGTTCTTCCTCAAGCCGGGCGTACCGCTCCCGACGTCGTCGCCCAGGTGA
- a CDS encoding amino acid permease has product MPTSTTTETPPQQQDGVSLSHGLKQRHLSMIALGGVIGAGLFVGSGAGIAAAGPSIVIAYTLSGLLVMLVMRMLGEMSAAYPSSGSFSAHAERAIGPWAGFAAGWSFWVLLCTAVGLEGIGAAHIVQGWLPGTPQWMWVALFMVVFCGTNLAAVKNFGEFEFWFAALKVGAISLFLVLGVLAIAGVLPGTHSPGAANLTDFMPHGNQGLLVGLLASVFAYGGLETVTIAAAESENPVRGVASAVRTAMWRIALFYIGSMAVVVTLVPWNSAEVVAKGPYVATLDHLGIPGAGRLMNVVVLVALLSAMNANIYGSSRIAYSLVERGQGPKALARLSGGVPRIAVLTSCFFGFVCVLLSYWRPNDVFPWLLNMIGAVILVVWIFIAVSQLLLRRRIEREAPEKLVVRMWAFPWLTWVALAGMATIFVLMAREPDTRVQLLSTGGMTVVLAVVGYLWQRARAQR; this is encoded by the coding sequence ATGCCCACCAGCACGACCACCGAGACGCCGCCGCAGCAGCAGGACGGCGTCTCCCTCTCCCACGGCCTCAAGCAGCGCCATCTGTCGATGATCGCGCTCGGCGGGGTCATCGGCGCGGGTCTGTTCGTCGGCTCGGGGGCGGGTATCGCCGCCGCCGGGCCGTCCATCGTGATCGCCTACACGCTCTCCGGCCTGCTGGTGATGCTGGTGATGCGGATGCTGGGCGAGATGTCCGCCGCCTACCCGTCCTCCGGCTCCTTCTCCGCGCACGCCGAGCGGGCGATCGGCCCCTGGGCGGGCTTCGCCGCCGGCTGGTCCTTCTGGGTGCTGCTGTGCACGGCCGTCGGCCTGGAGGGCATCGGCGCCGCGCACATCGTCCAGGGCTGGCTGCCGGGCACCCCGCAGTGGATGTGGGTGGCCCTGTTCATGGTGGTGTTCTGCGGGACGAACCTGGCCGCCGTGAAGAACTTCGGCGAGTTCGAGTTCTGGTTCGCCGCGCTGAAGGTGGGCGCGATCAGCCTGTTCCTGGTCCTCGGGGTGCTGGCCATCGCCGGGGTGCTGCCCGGCACCCACTCCCCCGGCGCCGCCAACCTGACCGACTTCATGCCGCACGGCAACCAGGGCCTGCTGGTCGGCCTGCTCGCCTCCGTCTTCGCCTACGGCGGCCTGGAGACGGTCACCATCGCGGCGGCCGAGTCCGAGAACCCGGTGCGCGGCGTGGCCTCCGCCGTCCGCACCGCCATGTGGCGCATCGCCCTGTTCTACATCGGCTCGATGGCCGTCGTGGTCACCCTCGTCCCCTGGAACTCGGCGGAGGTCGTGGCGAAGGGCCCGTACGTCGCCACGCTCGACCACCTCGGCATCCCCGGCGCGGGCCGGCTGATGAACGTGGTCGTCCTGGTCGCCCTGCTGTCCGCGATGAACGCCAACATCTACGGCTCCTCGCGCATCGCCTACTCGCTGGTCGAGCGCGGCCAGGGCCCGAAGGCGCTGGCCAGGCTGTCCGGCGGGGTGCCCCGGATCGCGGTGCTCACGTCCTGCTTCTTCGGTTTCGTCTGCGTGCTGCTGAGCTACTGGCGCCCGAACGACGTCTTCCCCTGGCTGCTGAACATGATCGGCGCGGTCATCCTGGTCGTCTGGATCTTCATCGCGGTCTCCCAGCTGCTGCTGCGCCGCCGCATCGAGCGCGAGGCCCCCGAGAAGCTGGTCGTACGCATGTGGGCGTTCCCCTGGCTGACCTGGGTCGCGCTGGCCGGCATGGCCACGATCTTCGTCCTGATGGCCCGTGAGCCGGACACCCGGGTGCAGCTGCTGTCCACCGGCGGCATGACGGTGGTCCTGGCGGTCGTCGGCTACCTCTGGCAGCGGGCCCGCGCCCAGCGCTGA
- a CDS encoding TauD/TfdA dioxygenase family protein codes for MSIEITKVTARIGARVSGVDITRPLAPEQVAAIREALNVHKALVFDAAGLDDAGQQAFARHFGDLTTAHPTVGAVDGAPNVLPVDSERGRANHWHTDVTFVLNPPQASTLRSITVPPYGGETLIANAAAAYRDLPEPLRRLADTLWAEHTNDYDYAVPDEEIDEEKAAQRAQFTSITYRTVHPVVRVHPLTGERGLFIGGFAQRITGLSAGESRKVLDLLQAYVTRPENILRHRWAENELVLFDNRITQHYAIDNYDGRPRRLHRVTVAGDVPVGIEGKESYAIEGDASHYTPVPTAA; via the coding sequence ATGTCCATCGAGATCACCAAGGTCACCGCACGCATCGGCGCCCGCGTCTCCGGCGTCGACATCACCCGGCCGCTCGCCCCGGAGCAGGTCGCGGCGATCCGTGAGGCCCTGAACGTCCACAAGGCGCTGGTGTTCGACGCCGCCGGGCTGGACGACGCCGGGCAGCAGGCCTTCGCCCGGCACTTCGGCGACCTGACCACCGCCCACCCGACGGTCGGCGCGGTCGACGGCGCACCCAACGTGCTGCCCGTCGACAGCGAGCGGGGCCGCGCCAACCACTGGCACACCGACGTCACCTTCGTCCTGAACCCGCCGCAGGCCAGCACCCTGCGCTCGATCACCGTCCCGCCGTACGGCGGCGAGACCCTGATCGCGAACGCGGCCGCCGCCTACCGCGACCTGCCCGAGCCGCTGCGCCGCCTCGCCGACACCCTGTGGGCCGAGCACACCAACGACTACGACTACGCCGTCCCGGACGAGGAGATCGACGAGGAGAAGGCCGCCCAGCGGGCCCAGTTCACGTCGATCACCTACCGCACGGTCCACCCGGTGGTCCGGGTGCATCCGCTGACCGGCGAACGCGGATTGTTCATCGGCGGGTTCGCACAGCGGATCACCGGCCTGTCGGCAGGCGAGTCCCGGAAGGTGCTCGACCTGCTCCAGGCGTACGTCACCCGGCCGGAGAACATCCTGCGTCACCGCTGGGCGGAGAACGAGCTCGTCCTCTTCGACAACCGGATCACGCAGCACTACGCCATCGACAACTACGACGGACGGCCGCGCCGGCTGCACCGGGTGACCGTCGCCGGTGACGTCCCGGTCGGCATCGAGGGCAAGGAGAGCTACGCGATCGAGGGCGACGCCTCGCACTACACGCCGGTACCCACGGCGGCGTAA
- a CDS encoding ABC transporter ATP-binding protein, translating to MAPHTGQLTPPAVRIQGLSRSFDGRTVLDGIDLDLPAGQFTALLGHSGSGKSTLLRAIAGLDHGVAGGGGISAPERVSVVFQDSRLLPWRRVLDNVLLGADGRDAGERGRAALAEVGLEGRERAWPGELSGGEAQRAALARSLVREPELLLADEPFGALDALTRIRMHHLLRALWQRHRPSVLLVTHDVDEAIVLADRVLVLDRGRIALDLAIDHPHPRSYREPVLGEYRERLLAALGVTEDHR from the coding sequence GTGGCGCCGCACACTGGGCAACTGACCCCGCCGGCCGTACGCATCCAGGGCCTGTCCCGGTCGTTCGACGGCCGTACGGTCCTCGACGGCATCGACCTCGACCTGCCCGCGGGCCAGTTCACGGCCCTGCTCGGACACAGCGGCTCGGGCAAGAGCACCCTGCTGCGGGCCATCGCCGGGCTCGACCACGGCGTCGCGGGCGGCGGGGGGATCAGCGCGCCGGAGCGGGTGTCGGTCGTCTTCCAGGACTCCCGGCTGCTGCCCTGGCGGCGGGTGCTGGACAACGTCCTGCTGGGCGCGGACGGCAGGGATGCCGGGGAGCGGGGCCGGGCCGCCCTCGCGGAGGTCGGCCTGGAGGGCCGCGAGCGGGCCTGGCCCGGTGAGCTGTCCGGCGGCGAGGCCCAGCGGGCCGCGCTGGCCCGCTCCCTGGTCCGCGAGCCCGAACTCCTGCTGGCGGACGAGCCGTTCGGCGCGCTGGACGCGCTGACCCGGATCAGGATGCACCACCTGCTGCGCGCCCTGTGGCAGCGCCACCGGCCGTCCGTGCTGCTGGTCACCCACGACGTGGACGAGGCCATCGTGCTCGCCGACCGCGTCCTCGTCCTGGACCGGGGCCGGATCGCCCTCGACCTGGCCATCGACCACCCCCATCCGCGCTCCTACCGCGAGCCGGTGCTGGGCGAGTACCGCGAGCGGCTGCTGGCGGCACTGGGCGTCACGGAGGACCACCGGTGA
- a CDS encoding ABC transporter permease, translating into MTAVTTTTAAPARAAAEPGRVRRRRRLSPGRRLPAARLTGPLLLLVLWAAASAAGALDTGAVPAPWTVLGTAGRLWAGGTLPTDILTSLERAGYGFAIGLAAGVLLALASGLSRTGEALIDGTVQLNRAIPTLGLIPLFILWLGIGETFKIAIIAIVVYVPVYLNTHAALSGIDGRYVELAEVQGLSRLAFVRQVVIPGALPGFFVGLRLGVTGSWLGLVVLEQINATNGLGYLMFQAQNYGQTDVILVGLLIYGVFGLVSDSVVRLIERRVLSWRRTLGN; encoded by the coding sequence ATGACCGCCGTGACCACGACGACCGCCGCACCGGCGCGGGCCGCCGCCGAGCCCGGCCGGGTCCGCAGGCGCCGCCGCCTCTCCCCCGGCCGCCGGCTGCCCGCCGCCCGGCTGACCGGCCCGCTCCTCCTGCTCGTCCTGTGGGCCGCCGCCTCGGCCGCCGGAGCGCTCGACACGGGTGCCGTACCCGCGCCCTGGACGGTACTCGGGACCGCGGGCCGGCTGTGGGCCGGCGGCACCCTGCCCACCGACATCCTGACCTCCCTGGAGCGGGCCGGATACGGCTTCGCGATCGGACTGGCCGCGGGCGTGCTGCTCGCGCTGGCCTCCGGGCTCAGCCGCACCGGGGAGGCGCTGATCGACGGGACCGTGCAGCTCAACCGGGCGATCCCGACCCTCGGACTCATCCCTCTGTTCATCCTCTGGCTGGGCATCGGGGAGACCTTCAAGATCGCCATCATCGCGATCGTCGTCTACGTCCCGGTCTATCTGAACACGCATGCCGCGCTGTCCGGCATCGACGGCCGGTACGTCGAACTCGCCGAGGTGCAGGGCCTGTCCCGGCTCGCCTTCGTCCGCCAGGTGGTGATCCCCGGCGCGCTGCCCGGATTCTTCGTGGGGCTCCGGCTCGGGGTGACCGGCTCCTGGCTGGGCCTGGTGGTACTGGAGCAGATCAACGCCACCAACGGCCTCGGCTACCTGATGTTCCAGGCGCAGAACTACGGCCAGACCGACGTCATCCTGGTCGGCCTGCTGATCTACGGCGTCTTCGGCCTGGTCTCCGACAGCGTGGTCCGTCTGATCGAACGGAGGGTGCTGTCGTGGCGCCGCACACTGGGCAACTGA